The Denticeps clupeoides unplaced genomic scaffold, fDenClu1.1, whole genome shotgun sequence region AGAGCAGCGTTTTGAAATGTCCTGGCAGAATGGAGACCATGAAGTGGTGtgcatacatgtaaatgtaaaaacaactgGTTTATGAGCATGAACTGAGGCAAGTTGTCCTGGGGAACCTGTTACCCCAGATATTTGGGAGATTGGACCACCATGGTCCCAAAGATGTTCCTgtagtatttacatttgtggagacttttcatttcattttaatgtcaaaAACCTTACTTTTTACTCTACTCGTTCCTTTTTTACATTGAAGGATATTAAGGATAATTGAATTACAGCATGCAGCCACTGACCTGCTATAGTCCAGTTTTCCAGAACATTCGTGGCcttatgtgatttattttttttacaaagttgtAAAAAAGAAGGACTCTTTCATTTCAAGATTTTGTCTTACAAGAATTAACCATCTAATCTAAGTAAACACGTAGACAGGTTGGGAAAACACCGCTACCTATAATGGCAGTAGCAGGCTAAAGCTATTTTATCCATTTCAAGTTAATGGCTGTGTTAGTCGGTTCagtatattttataatatggtATGTTttcagatcctaaatgttgccAAAAGCAGCAGCTTAAAATTTCCATTCTtacgttgctcagaaaatctgcttcaataacacttATTATCTATCATAAGCTGTGAATATTATAGTGTacaatgcaacttttacctacagaacgcATTCTGGATTGCGTTCGGCAAGGccactgaagcactgcattatggtatctgtagtttgtgtgttatcagtgccccacacactgctccccgggcgcctgtcatggctgcccactgctcactcagggtgatgggttaaatgcagaggacaaatttcactgtgtgcaccgtgtgctgtactgctgtgtatcacatgtgacaatcacttcactttatattattAGTGTCATATCaccaggccataataatagtTCTATATTAAATAATCTTGCGGGCCAGATATAATTGTACGCTAGGCCAGATGTAGCCTAAGTGTTACATCGTGCATTGATTGACGATAAAGACGTGAGATTACTGGTCccttcagccttggtgcagaattacagccactttgattcagtcccacaatgagatttcccaggacgagCTGTttttattagggtggtagtagccgagtgggtaagACAATCACTTattaccagaagacccaggttcaaatcccacctactaccattgtgtccctgagcaagtcacttaaatTGCTCCTGGCtgactccctgtaactactgattgttggtcactctggtaaatgccgtaaatgtttcggtgtctgtagctttaaatgcaaatgaggaggagagaggcaggatgaggaggagagcaggcgTTCTTGTAAAAAtgcctttaaatacatttgatggcgaatacttttgtactttactcaagtagaaatttAAATTGAGTCCtacatgcatgaaaaatagGTGCCTTGTTGAAATTAACCTTGCAATAAGCACACAAAACCTTGCAATAAGCACACAAATATTCTCAATGTCCGTCATGGGTGTAATGTATCTTGCAAGGATGACCAAAATTTGCAATTTTAGTACATTCTAGAATCATGGGTGGATATTAgcatatatgattttttttcattataagcATAATTATGAATTGGCATTGCCAGTTTATATGCATTTGTTCTCCACTTTTTGCCTGTGTCTGTTTTAACAGGGCTTGGAACTATGGGAAGGGGCATTGTAGTGTCCCTGGTGAGGGCAGGCATTTCTGTCATCGCTATGGAAACAAATGAGAAACAGCTGCACACTGGGAAAAAGATGGTGATTGCAATCCTTGAGAAAGATGCACAGAAACATAATGCAGCTCCACGTGCAGACCTGGTTCATTTCACCGAACGCCTGTCTGACCTGAGCAATGTGGACCTGGTCATCGAGGCTGTGTATGAGGACATGGTCCTCAAAAAGGACATTTTCAAGCAGCTTTCCATGATTTGCAAGCCAGATGCTTTCCTCTGCACCAACACCTCAGCTCTGAATGTGGACGAGCTAGCTGCTGTCACAGGGAGACctgagatggtggtgggcatgCACTTCTTCGCCCCAGCCCATGTGATGAAGCTCCTCGAGGTGGTCTATGGCCAGCATTCCTCTCCTGAAGCTGTAGCGACAGCTATGCAGCTGGGCAAGAGGCTGGGAAAAGTCAGTGTTGCTGTGGGCAATTGCCCCGGTTTCGTTGGTAACCGTATGATGAAGCTCTATGTGGAGCAAGCCCATTTCCTGCTTGAGGAAGGTGCCACCCCTGAGCAGGTGGATGAGGCCCTGGAGGAGTTCGGTTTTGCCATGGGAATCTTTAAAGTTTCGGACCTCTCAGGTCTGGATGTTGGCTGGCGTGTTCGAAAGGAAGCAGGGCTGACTGGGGCTGGTGTGGATTGGAAGGAGCCACCTCGAAGGCGGCAGGGGCGGAGGTACAGCCCGCTGGCTGATCTGCTGTGTGAGAAGGGCCACCTTGGGCAAAAGACCAGTCGTGGTTGGTACCTCTATGAAAAACCTGGTGGACGAGATCCGAAGCCAGACCAGGGCTTGCACAGCTTCCTGGTGGAATACCGGAGCAAGTACGGTCTGAAAGCTCGGCGCATAGACAAGGATGAAGTGCTGGAGCGATGCCTGTTTTCCCTCATCAATGAAGGCTTCTGCATTCTTGATGATGGTATTGCCTCAGGGCCTGAAGATGTGGATGTGATCTATGTGCACGGGTATGGCTGGCCTCGGCACAGGGGAGGCCCGATGTTTTATGCCGACATGGTTGGCCTGTCGAAAGTCCTAGAGAGGCTGGAGTTCTACCACCAGGCCCACCCAGATGTGCCGTACCTGAAGCCGAGCCCTCTGCTGCGCAAGCTGGTCAGAAATGGTAGCCCTCCCATTCGTGAATGGAGGGAATTCCTTAAAAGGCCACATAGCCATCTGTGATGGCCTCACTCTGTTCACCATTGTTGATTGCCAAGGCTAATTCAGAGTCATTGATTCATTGTATAAAATCAGcacatgtaacatttctttcaGCCCTTAAACATGCTGGTACGATTCAGAACTGTCTTtatcaaatgctttttttttggttcttttctgctgcattgtttttttgcttcatTGACTTAATTTTTTCTGTTCCAATGTGTACTAATGgctgaaaaatatgaaataaataaataaatgaccaaaCAAGCCTTTTGTTAGCAAGTGATCAATTACTTATTTTGCACTTGATTGGACACTAGATACAAGAACACTGACTTCTAACATATATGGTATAGTGTTAAATTAGCATGCAAAACCACCAATTTATTCAAACCAATTTGGGCGGGATCAGGTTTAGTCCCGCCCCCTTACTATCTGTCAGACACGATAAGAGTTATTAAAAATCTgttgaattcatttatttatatattatttccaAATTTTGTAGTTCGTCAATTTGAATTAAGTAATgattatttatatgtttatcTATTGAAGTTTTTTCACGTGGGGCGAATACCAGTCCAGTCCGGCAGGGGGCAGTAAATACGATAAACGTTGAACCGGATATGACGTAGAGGCACAAGCCGCGCAGCCGACCAAGCCGAACATGGCGGAGTATCTAGCGTCCATTTTTGGTACAGAGAAAGACAAGTAAGTGGTTATGTTCAGGATGATTGGGGCGGTTTGATAACAGCATGTGTTGCGTTTCGTGGGTTATGCGGTGCAGGGGCTGTTTTGCGGAAGTTCTATGTTGATGCATGTTGCTTCTCGCACAGCTTCGTGCTGGTTAGCTGGTTAGCGTGCGCCTGTGAAGGATCCGTAGAAATCGGTTTAATTTCGAATCGAACCCGGCGGTAGTGGGGAGTAAAATGCGGCGCAGGTTCGCCGTTCATCGCGCTGCTTTATCGACTTCCCCTGAACTGGACGGAGCGCGGTTATTGCAGAGATGGCCGCCGCCACATGCGCTCCATTGTTCGCGGCGCGGTGCAGGGCGGGCAGGCGCCGGGGGGCAGCCTGAGAGCGGCGACGCTGCTCCGCTCACCCGCCACCAACCCTCAAAATTGTA contains the following coding sequences:
- the ehhadh gene encoding peroxisomal bifunctional enzyme; amino-acid sequence: MAKYSRLHGSVGLISLANPPVNALSSVVRHAISEKVAKAFRDPEVTCVVICGENGVFCGGADIREFASTMRGPPLVPMIDAIEEGEKPVVAAIEGVAFGGGLELALGCHYRIAHYKARVGLPEVTLGLLPAAGGTQRLPRLTGVAPALQLITTGRHVAAPEALKLGIVDQVTEQNTVEVAVQFAKSVVGQALHNRRLSLRQLSCPPDGLFEETMAQIKQRARGAVAPIACVQAVKAAATLPFKAGMDKERDLMATLFNSGQAKALQYSFFAQRSVAKWNLPNGAHSGISKARAVHRAAVIGLGTMGRGIVVSLVRAGISVIAMETNEKQLHTGKKMVIAILEKDAQKHNAAPRADLVHFTERLSDLSNVDLVIEAVYEDMVLKKDIFKQLSMICKPDAFLCTNTSALNVDELAAVTGRPEMVVGMHFFAPAHVMKLLEVVYGQHSSPEAVATAMQLGKRLGKVSVAVGNCPGFVGNRMMKLYVEQAHFLLEEGATPEQVDEALEEFGFAMGIFKVSDLSGLDVGWRVRKEAGLTGAGVDWKEPPRRRQGRRYSPLADLLCEKGHLGQKTSRGWYLYEKPGGRDPKPDQGLHSFLVEYRSKYGLKARRIDKDEVLERCLFSLINEGFCILDDGIASGPEDVDVIYVHGYGWPRHRGGPMFYADMVGLSKVLERLEFYHQAHPDVPYLKPSPLLRKLVRNGSPPIREWREFLKRPHSHL